In Pan troglodytes isolate AG18354 chromosome 20, NHGRI_mPanTro3-v2.0_pri, whole genome shotgun sequence, the genomic window CCCCTGACTGCTGAGATTTCCCCCAGATTCCCAGAACCCCAAGATCCTAGGAGGTTTTATTCTGGGACATCCAAGTCCTGGCAGCCCCGGGTTAGGATTTGTGTAACCCACAAATCCTAGTATTTTCCCCTCTATCCTGAGTCCCCCTAAAGTCTGAGCCTCTCAAGTTCCCAGACCTCCAGTTGTATGCCCCACCTACCTCTGCACCATTTCTCCACACCCCACATCTTCCCCACctgcctcctgccccctcccccaaggACATGGTTTTTGAAGACCACAGGGCTCCGCAGAGCCCCTTACCTAGGCTGCGTCTGAGATGCTGTGAATCTTGAGGCTGAGCCTTGCTGAGGGCACTGAAGCTCCGGGGAGTTTATAGCTGGAGGCTCGGGCCCGCCccgaggggagagggagggggagagaattCCTTTGCTCAAACACAAGCCTGGGAGTTCAGAGACAGCCCTGCTGCCCCTGGCTCCACACTCAGAGTCCAGAAGCCTCCGTgggcccctccccaaccccatgcCAACCCCATCTGCATGGCCCAGGAGCCCCGCCCCTGCTCCCACCCCATGTCCCAGGCTCCCATGGTGCTCCAACTACCTCCCTTATAGCTCCCTGTGCTTTGACGTCCCCATGCCCGGCACACAGTAGGTCCTTGGAGGACCTACTAATGACACATGGGCTATAAGGAatgtttcctgttttcttctctctgttcccTCTTTCTATCTAGGTCTCTTTCTGGACCCCCATTTCTGTTGTCTCTGTGGCTCTccatctgtgtgtctctgtgtgtctgtctctactTCTTAGtctcctcctctgtctctgtccatctttttgtctccccctccccacccccacccctttgTCTGCCGCCAGGATTCCATCCTGGTGACAACAGGCACTAAAGCCGGGAAGcaggtgtggggagggggagggggagggtggGGTGTCAATTAGGGTGAAACCTACCCTCCCTCCctaccctccctccccacctccatctAACACTGATCTTTTTTGGTATCCCCCTCCCGCTTCCCAGCCAAGCCATGACCTTGAGTTCTAGGTTCAAGCCAGCCCTGGAGAGCAGGCTTCCTCACCCTCCCCGCCTCTCCGTACCTCTGTCTCTGGTGGTCTCGGtctttgtgtttctgtgcatTTCTCGGGGCCCCTTGCTGGGTCTGTCTTGGGCTCTCTCTGCATCTGTCTCTTTCTGAGCCCCTCAGTGTGTTTCTCGGCATGTGTCTCCGGGTGGTTTTGTCTCTGCATTTCTGTGGGTGTCTCTGCATGTCTGCCCCTCTCAGCGTTTGTGTCTGTGGGGGCTCACAGTCTCTCTGTGCATTTCTGTCCACCTATGACcccatttctgtctctttttggCTCTGGGTCTCTGTGTCCGTGTTCACGTCTCTATCTTTCTAgttctctccatgtctctcttAGTGCCCGCAGTTCCCACTCTGTGGCTCTCCATTTCCATCTCTTATAGGGTCTCCATGTCTCTGCACCTTGCTGTGAGTAtatctgtctctcttttctcctttctttgcaCTTCCTTCTATGCATCTTGTGgtattttctccctctctctttgggTCTTTGCCTGGCTCCTACTCTCTCTACTCCCAACTCAGTCTCTCTGTTGTCGGTCAtgtctctctgcctgtctgtttctctgtgtgtctctctctttgaCCTTTAGTCTTGGCATCTCTGTGCACTCCACATGGGCCAGAGGAGCTGTGACAATAGAGATCAGAAGACTGATGGAATGAACtgtttgtggcaataagataccaaattataaacaagacctaaGGCCATGCCAGGCAAGGGTTAAGCCACGCATCCCTACACTTATATAATCGACTATGTTCCAACTGCCACAAGGCTTTTCCTTTTTCTAGCAGCTAAACGAGCACCGGCCTCAAGATAAGCAATATTACAACCATTGCAGCCATCCATTGCCAGATGCTGACTAGCTGAACCCCCTGTTCCACAAGGCATAACTACAGCATTAGTTGaacaagagactgatttcagtaactttctcctgataagatgcCGCAGACCACGGACTGGTTCTGGCTGTTGACAGAGGCTGTGCACTGAGTGTCTTCATATCCTTGCTTCGTGTTTCGATACGAATGCATTCAATGGAATGCACTCAAATGTTAAGCCTCCACCACCAAGTGAAGGTGGGATGCATGTAAAATGTGTTTgcggccagtcgcggtggctcacgcctgtcatcccagcactttgggaggccaaggagggcgaatcacgaggtcaggaaatcgagaccagcctggccaacatggtgaaaccccgtctctacgagaaacacaaaaattagctgggcgtggtggtgcatgcctgtaatcccagctactggagaggctgaggcaggagaatggcttgaacccaggacgcggaggttgcagtgagctgagatcgtgccactgcactccagcctgggtgacagagcaagactccgtctcaaaaaaaaaaaaaaaaaaaaaatgagtgtttGCTTGTCACACATgcgtgtgtccatgtgtccacctgtccatgaatattcatagctccttcTATAACCAGTTGAATACGTGCACTTAGCTAACCCACTCAGCATAAATTCCTGCCTTGCCCTTCCCTCCCTTAAAGtgcctgcttttgttttttggcaaGAAGCCATGCTtctggtctgcaggttgtgatCCGCTTCTTAAGAAACAAAGCTCTGCTCTCCAAATTCATGAACCCTGGGATTCTTTTCAATAACACAGCCAAGAGTGCTTCACATGGGAGACCCATCTGGTCCTCAacctgctgtgtggctttgggggAGCCCCACCCGCAGTCTTCCCatctttctcctgcctaagcccTGGGTAATAGACATGGAGTCACTTTCAGCTCAGAGAGAAGCTTTATTCCTCAGGGCCCTCCGCAGGGCAGGGGCAGTAGGCAGGAAGGCTCAGCTCTCAAACTTTTTCTTGCGgccctccattccactcagtgCATCGATGTTCTTGCGCCAGTCTCCCACCTCCCGGTTTTCCTGGAGGATGGCGATGAGTCAGAGGTTAGGGTCTCTTCCTGGTCTCCAGTCTCTCAAGAATCCCTGTCTTCCCTCCAGCCTGTGGGGCCACTCTACCCTGGATGCCTGTCTAAGTGTCTAGTTCTGGAGCACTTCCTGTCTTTTCAAGATAATCCCTGCCAATTTTCCCCATGCACTTCCTGTCTCCCTCATGCACTTCCTGTCCCCCTCATGCACTTCCTGTCTTTCCCCAGCACTTCCTGTCTCCCTCATGTACTTTCTGTCTTTCCCCATCCACTTCCTTTCTCCCTCATGCACTTCCTGTCTTTCCCCTCCACTTCCTGTCTCCTTCCTGCACTTCCTATCTTTCCCCTCCACTTCCTGTCTGCCTTATGCCCTTcctgtctccttccttctcttcttattATAGTAGTCCCTCCTTTTCTGCAATTTTACTTtgtgtggtttcagttacctgaggTAAACCATggcccaaaaatattaaatggaaaattccagaaataaacaattcataagtttgaTGGATTCTCAGGTCAATAGTAGCCTAACGCCAGGTCATAATGCCGATGTCATCCACCTCACCTCATCTCAGCACATAGGCACTGTCATTTTACATCACAAGGAAAAGAAGGGTGATTACAGTgccataagatattttgagaaagagacCACATTCATGAGTTTTATTACAAtctgttataattgttctatgttattattattattatttgagacagggtctggctgcctcatccaagctggagtgcagtcgtgcaatctcggctcactgcagcctcaacttcctgggctcaagccatcctctcacctcagactcctgaggagctgggaccacaggtgtgtgccaccatgcccagctaacttttattctgttttgttttgttttgagatggagtctcccagtgttgcctgggctggagtgcagtggtgagatctcggctcactgcaacctctgcctcccgggttcaagcaattctcctgcctcagcctcacaagtagctgggattacaggcacccaccaccacgcccagcaaatgtttgtatttttactagaggtgggatttcactgtgttggccaggctggtctcaaactcctgacctcatgatctgcccaccttggcctcccaaagcgctgggattacaggcatgagccaccgtacctggcaacttttgtattttttatagagacagggtctcgccatgttgcccaggctggtctcgaactccacagctcaagcaatctgcctgccttagcatcccaaagtgttgagattacaggcatgagccaccacgcccaaccttcttttattgttatttattgttaatctcttactgtgtctaatttagaaatgaaactttatcataggtatgtatgtgtgtataggaaaaaaaattacatatagggttcagtacaatccatggtttcaggcatccactcctaactttcctgtcttcttctttaagatagggtctcactgtattgcccaggctggagtgcagtggtgcagtcatagctcactgcaccctcgatctcatgggctcaagcgattttcctgcctcagcctcctgagaagctgcatgccaccaccgtgactggctaattttaaaaagaaatttgtagaaattaaaacaacatcatggtggtgtgcacctgtagtcccagctactcgggaggctgaggcatgagaatcacttgatcctgggaggcagaggttgcagtgagccgagatggtgtcactgcactccagcagccgagatggtgtcattgcactccagcctgggcagcagagactccatctcaaaaaaaaataaaaaaaggaaattaaaaaaaaaatttttttaaacctcaacagttacaggcataagccactgcacctggacctTCATGCACCTCTTTGCTCTTACATGGACTTCCTGTAGCCCTAATgcacttcctgtcttccttccccttctacttcctgtcttcctcttgcATTTCTGAGGACCCCTTACTAGCTGCTTCTACCTCCAACTCCAAGCACCATCTGCCCTCAGGCTAGGCCCTAGGGTTGTTGGCACCCACAGCCCTTCCCCTCAGCATCCTCTTTCCTGGCCTTAGCCCACACTCACCTTCTCGGTGTCCTCCTTCTTCACCTGCTTGAGGTGGGCCCGCAGGTCCAGGGACTCCTTAGCCCGGGCCCCCAGCAGCGCCTGCATCATGGCATCTGCAGAGATCCTCACTCTCCGCAGGGTGGGCCGCTTAAACTTGCCTCGAAGGTCAAAGATCTTCTGAGTCAGATCTGCAATCTGGGGGGGCGGGGCACAAGGTGGTGGGTACTCCTCCTTCCATTTCCTGCACACCCAACTCCTCCATCCTACACTCCTTTTTTATTCTCCTTATCTCGTCTTCCAGTACCGAGGCCTCATCCAGTCTCTTCCCGGCTTAGGCTCCCAGTCTAGGCTTCTAATCCTGGAACTGAATCCCCCTCCTCATATGCTCCAGCATCACCTCTCAAAACCACTGGCATAACCTGGTCCAGCTACATGCAAATCACAATTCCCTGGCCAATGCCTGAGCTAATTTACCAACATGTGATGCCCTGAGCATGTTCACTAACGTATTTTCTGTTTCCCAACCCATGGCCTTGcatgtgctgttccctctgcctagaacagCTTTCCTTGACTATATTGTACTCATCCTTCTGCCCCAGCCCTGCCAGGCTCACAGTTGTCCTGGGTCTCCTGGGATGTGCAGCCAAAAGCAGCTGCAAGGGGTCAGGCAGAGACCAAGTCCCAGCCATCTCACCCTACCCCGAAGGTACCCGAGCTGCCCATGCGTCCCACCTCCGTGATGTTCTTGGTGACTTTTGCCTCTATGTCGTATCTCTCTTCATCCACCTTGTCCACACGGGCGTGGAGCTGTCGGCACAAGTCCTGGAGGAGGAACGTGGTGTGTGTTGTTGGGGGAACCAACAACAGGGAGACCTGGagtcctgggtctgagggagaaGGGGCtcggggcctggactcctgggtctgagggaggagttgggggcctggactcctgggtttgagggaggaggggctgagggCCTCGATTCCAggatctgagggaggagggg contains:
- the TNNI3 gene encoding troponin I, cardiac muscle, whose translation is MADGSSDAAREPRPAPAPIRRRSSNYRAYATEPHAKKKSKISASRKLQLKTLLLQIAKQELEREAEERRGEKGRALSTRCQPLELAGLGFAELQDLCRQLHARVDKVDEERYDIEAKVTKNITEIADLTQKIFDLRGKFKRPTLRRVRISADAMMQALLGARAKESLDLRAHLKQVKKEDTEKENREVGDWRKNIDALSGMEGRKKKFES